The Brassica napus cultivar Da-Ae chromosome C7, Da-Ae, whole genome shotgun sequence genome has a segment encoding these proteins:
- the LOC106409410 gene encoding uncharacterized protein LOC106409410 — protein sequence MADSDIETSSNHNSNHSTASTTSVHISALDGIVNANSLFTVAVFVGITFDQPRDLNLADKTECNAGRDVERDLVVFEVISFAFFLFSSLVAQGLKLTINLLNSKETDEVFKANINSDLLRLGVVGAAGGSILGCVFLLLSMVEVIQLRLGLLSCGTSLAIHTVLALVVLVSSALSVYIFTVFYSFRK from the coding sequence ATGGCAGATTCCGATATAGAGACCAGCAGCAACCATAACAGCAACCACTCAACCGCATCAACGACAAGCGTTCATATTTCAGCTCTCGACGGGATAGTCAACGCAAATTCACTCTTCACAGTTGCAGTCTTTGTCGGAATCACATTCGACCAACCACGTGACCTCAACCTCGCGGATAAGACGGAGTGCAACGCGGGACGAGACGTGGAAAGGGACCTCGTTGTGTTCGAAGTGATCTCATTTGcattcttcctcttctcctccCTCGTGGCTCAAGGGCTGAAGCTAACAATAAACTTGTTGAACAGCAAAGAAACAGACGAGGTTTTTAAAGCAAATATCAACAGTGATCTGCTTCGTCTCGGTGTGGTTGGTGCAGCCGGTGGATCCATCTTGGGCTGTGTGTTCCTTCTGTTGTCAATGGTTGAAGTTATTCAGCTCCGTCTCGGGCTGCTCTCTTGTGGTACCTCACTGGCGATTCATACCGTGTTGGCGCTTGTGGTCTTGGTCTCTTCTGCTCTTAGTGTTTATATTTTCACTGTGTTTTACTCTTTCAGGAAATGA